The following are from one region of the Sporanaerobacter acetigenes DSM 13106 genome:
- a CDS encoding CobW family GTP-binding protein — MFKMTKIDIVSGFLGAGKTTLIKKLLEEKFSTEKVVIIENEFGEIGIDGSLLKKSGIEVKELNSGCICCTLVGDFEKTIREVIYKFKPERIIIEPSGVGKLSEVLKACEALGLKGTLQINMLITVVDVFKYEIYLANFGEFFQNQIKYARTIILSRTQKAPQEKLEKVVNSIRKLNDKANIVTTPLESLKAEQIIAVAEQDATVSLEEQIKKMILKEKIHSDCCKCDYEHQHHHSADEVFEVWGMETSKIFTEARLKSIVAMLENDDDFGFILRGKGFLQVDSRSWVQFDYVPGETKIMRVSPDYTGRVCIIGKNLNKNKLERLFHATA; from the coding sequence ATGTTTAAAATGACAAAAATAGATATTGTTTCTGGGTTTTTAGGTGCTGGGAAAACAACATTAATTAAAAAACTATTAGAAGAAAAATTTTCTACTGAAAAAGTTGTAATTATTGAGAATGAATTTGGAGAAATTGGCATTGATGGTTCATTGCTAAAAAAGTCAGGAATTGAGGTTAAAGAATTAAACTCTGGATGTATTTGCTGTACTCTAGTAGGTGATTTTGAAAAAACTATCCGAGAGGTTATTTATAAATTTAAGCCTGAAAGAATCATAATTGAACCATCGGGAGTAGGCAAGTTGTCGGAAGTTTTAAAGGCTTGTGAAGCGTTAGGATTGAAGGGAACTCTTCAAATTAATATGTTGATAACCGTAGTGGATGTGTTCAAGTATGAAATTTATCTTGCCAATTTTGGTGAATTCTTTCAAAACCAAATTAAGTATGCTAGAACCATTATTCTTAGCAGAACCCAAAAAGCACCTCAGGAAAAGCTGGAGAAGGTAGTAAACTCTATTCGGAAGCTAAATGATAAAGCTAATATTGTAACAACACCATTAGAAAGCTTAAAGGCAGAGCAAATTATAGCGGTTGCAGAACAGGATGCTACAGTATCTCTTGAAGAACAAATCAAGAAGATGATATTGAAGGAGAAAATACATTCAGATTGCTGCAAATGTGATTATGAGCATCAGCATCATCACAGTGCAGATGAGGTCTTTGAAGTATGGGGAATGGAGACATCGAAGATATTTACTGAAGCAAGATTGAAGAGCATTGTTGCTATGCTGGAGAATGACGACGATTTTGGGTTTATATTAAGAGGGAAAGGATTTCTGCAGGTTGATAGTAGGTCATGGGTTCAGTTTGATTATGTTCCTGGAGAGACAAAGATAATGAGGGTTAGTCCAGATTACACTGGAAGAGTATGTATAATCGGCAAGAATCTAAACAAAAATAAGCTTGAAAGACTATTTCATGCTACAGCGTAA
- a CDS encoding Fur family transcriptional regulator has translation MENNNYREIFIKNNIKTTKQREIVFDILMNSNVPLSAKEIFIKLVKKGNNMSLSTIYRILDVFVSKGLVVKSNISKNNKAVYEVKGMEHKHHLVCDCCGKILVLDNCPLEGYERSLEEKTMFDITSHKLEFFGICPECKIKIEGNV, from the coding sequence TTGGAAAACAATAATTATAGAGAGATATTTATAAAAAATAATATTAAAACAACAAAACAAAGGGAAATAGTTTTTGACATATTAATGAATTCTAATGTGCCACTATCAGCAAAAGAAATTTTTATAAAGCTTGTGAAAAAGGGAAATAACATGAGTCTTTCTACTATCTACAGAATTCTTGATGTATTTGTTTCCAAAGGATTGGTGGTAAAAAGTAATATATCTAAGAATAATAAGGCTGTATACGAAGTAAAAGGAATGGAGCATAAGCACCATTTAGTCTGTGATTGTTGTGGAAAAATATTAGTATTGGATAATTGTCCCTTAGAAGGATATGAAAGATCCTTAGAGGAAAAGACAATGTTTGACATTACTAGTCACAAGCTTGAGTTTTTTGGTATTTGTCCTGAGTGTAAGATAAAAATAGAAGGGAATGTTTAA
- a CDS encoding metal ABC transporter permease, with amino-acid sequence MLLSLFQYQFFQNAVIASIFASIVCGIIGVIIVEKKLVMMSGGIAHTSYGGVGLGYLLGFEPIIGAFLISVLAALGIGYIKRKGGTRSDVVIGLFWSLGMALGVLFVALMPGYPPDLSSYLFGSILSVTRVDLYLMAAFTLIVVVVITILFDYWKSYMFDEEFASILGIKTGFLEYLLFILIAMSVVVLIRVVGIILVLALFTAPTAIAGLLVKNLKLRMVLSIIIGSFFCLTGLWISYILNVASGASIVILSAISYLVVYIAKFVLK; translated from the coding sequence ATGCTATTATCTTTATTCCAATACCAATTTTTTCAGAACGCAGTTATTGCAAGCATTTTTGCTAGTATTGTATGTGGTATTATTGGAGTGATCATTGTTGAAAAAAAGCTTGTAATGATGAGCGGAGGAATAGCTCATACTTCTTACGGAGGGGTAGGATTAGGATATCTTCTTGGTTTTGAGCCTATTATAGGTGCCTTTTTAATATCTGTATTAGCTGCTTTGGGAATAGGATATATCAAGAGAAAGGGTGGTACACGTTCTGATGTTGTTATTGGACTCTTTTGGTCTTTGGGTATGGCCCTTGGAGTTTTATTTGTTGCATTAATGCCTGGATATCCACCGGATTTATCTTCTTATCTATTTGGAAGTATATTGTCGGTAACCAGAGTTGATCTCTATTTAATGGCAGCTTTTACACTGATAGTAGTCGTTGTTATAACAATATTATTTGATTATTGGAAATCTTATATGTTTGATGAAGAATTTGCATCTATTCTTGGAATAAAGACTGGATTCCTTGAATATCTGCTCTTTATATTAATTGCAATGTCAGTTGTAGTATTAATACGTGTTGTTGGAATTATTCTGGTTCTTGCTTTATTTACAGCACCAACAGCTATAGCTGGATTACTGGTAAAAAATTTGAAGTTGAGGATGGTATTGTCAATAATTATAGGTAGTTTTTTTTGTTTAACTGGGCTATGGATATCATATATATTAAATGTTGCATCAGGTGCATCTATAGTTATTCTTTCAGCCATAAGCTATTTGGTTGTTTATATAGCTAAGTTCGTATTAAAATAA
- a CDS encoding metal ABC transporter ATP-binding protein: protein MSNTRNVNNIDYHDKAVCIENLTVKYGETLAIAGVSLNVEDGDYLGIIGPNGGGKTTLLKAIIGLVPPASGEIVIYGKKTGKTRRLLGYVPQVTALDKSFPITVHEVVLTGMLNPSFTLFHKYTQSDMEKGDELLERVGIYNLRGRMISELSGGEFQKMLIARALAVDPKLLLLDEPTASVDANSREQIFSLLNELNKSMTIILVTHDLLAVSSYVKTLACLNGKLVYHGEAELNEDVVNALYGCPIDLIAHGVPHRVLKKHKEDE from the coding sequence ATGAGTAATACAAGAAATGTTAATAATATAGATTATCATGATAAAGCAGTTTGCATTGAAAACTTGACGGTTAAGTATGGAGAAACACTTGCAATTGCAGGTGTTTCTCTTAATGTTGAAGATGGAGATTATCTGGGTATTATCGGACCTAATGGCGGTGGGAAAACTACCTTGCTTAAAGCAATTATTGGTTTGGTGCCTCCAGCATCTGGGGAAATAGTTATATATGGTAAAAAAACTGGTAAAACTAGACGATTACTTGGTTATGTACCCCAAGTTACAGCGCTTGACAAAAGCTTTCCTATTACTGTTCATGAGGTTGTTCTGACAGGTATGCTTAATCCTTCATTTACTCTATTCCACAAATATACCCAAAGTGATATGGAAAAAGGTGACGAATTGCTTGAAAGAGTGGGCATCTATAATCTTAGGGGGAGAATGATTTCTGAGTTGTCAGGAGGAGAATTTCAAAAAATGCTTATAGCAAGGGCACTGGCAGTTGACCCGAAGCTTTTGTTGCTTGATGAACCTACAGCAAGTGTAGATGCAAACTCTAGAGAACAGATATTTTCTCTATTAAATGAGCTTAATAAGAGTATGACGATTATCTTGGTAACTCACGATCTTCTTGCTGTATCTTCTTATGTAAAAACTCTAGCATGTCTTAATGGTAAGTTGGTTTATCATGGAGAAGCCGAGTTGAATGAAGATGTGGTAAATGCCTTATATGGATGTCCCATAGACCTTATAGCACATGGTGTACCACATAGGGTATTAAAAAAACATAAGGAGGACGAGTGA
- a CDS encoding metal ABC transporter solute-binding protein, Zn/Mn family, translating to MKKTSLSSIVVLIIVVLMLSMMVGCANKETTTDTNKDTKEKPIVAVSIVPQKTFVEAVCGDMAEVIVMVPPGNSPANYEPTPKEMEQFSKAKLYFAVGVPTEEANILPKASEINGMKIIKLQEDVSKIYADRELVPGKRDPHIWLSPKRAIVMVQTIAREMGEFDPINKNKYEENAQRYITELENLDKQIQKTLEGVKDRKFIVFHPAFGYFADDYNLQMYALEQDGKEATPQRLKEMIDLAKKENIKAIFYQAEISSKQAESFAEEIGGKTVQLAPLSPNYIDNLKGMVELMSEVMQ from the coding sequence ATGAAAAAAACAAGTTTATCAAGTATTGTAGTATTGATAATAGTTGTTTTAATGTTGTCTATGATGGTAGGTTGTGCAAATAAAGAAACTACTACAGATACTAACAAAGATACTAAAGAAAAACCGATCGTAGCGGTATCCATTGTACCTCAGAAAACCTTTGTGGAAGCAGTATGTGGTGATATGGCAGAGGTAATAGTCATGGTTCCACCAGGAAACAGCCCAGCAAATTATGAACCGACTCCTAAAGAGATGGAGCAGTTCAGCAAGGCAAAATTGTATTTTGCAGTAGGAGTACCTACAGAGGAAGCTAACATTTTGCCTAAAGCATCTGAAATAAATGGAATGAAGATTATTAAGCTTCAAGAGGATGTATCAAAGATATACGCTGATAGGGAGTTGGTTCCTGGGAAAAGGGACCCTCATATCTGGCTTTCACCTAAAAGAGCTATAGTGATGGTGCAGACTATCGCACGTGAAATGGGTGAATTTGATCCAATAAACAAAAACAAATATGAAGAGAATGCACAGAGATATATAACGGAACTTGAAAATTTAGATAAGCAAATACAGAAGACATTAGAGGGTGTTAAGGATAGAAAGTTTATCGTATTCCATCCAGCCTTTGGTTATTTTGCAGATGATTACAATCTTCAGATGTATGCTCTGGAACAGGATGGCAAGGAAGCAACTCCACAAAGATTAAAAGAAATGATAGATTTGGCGAAAAAAGAGAATATTAAAGCTATTTTTTATCAAGCTGAAATTTCTAGTAAACAGGCTGAATCTTTTGCTGAAGAAATAGGTGGTAAAACAGTTCAGTTAGCACCTCTTTCGCCGAACTACATAGATAATCTGAAAGGTATGGTTGAGCTTATGTCGGAGGTTATGCAATGA
- a CDS encoding CPBP family intramembrane glutamic endopeptidase encodes MLSYALYYISDVLSVPRDFFVNKENLVYIIVNLVLILVFGLIYLKFVRQKNAPKIKVNKGKGIALSFVIGTGVAGLAMVWLIFVDDVLSKINFIGQSMEAHNSVSSSIEQGAYIWLFLAACIVGPIIEELVFRGLIFNCLERSFSKALPAIIISGIAFGMWHEVLVQGVYASFMGIVLGIIYYKTRDLRWTILIHMINNIISTLPPAISDSSFADNLNLFCVVMIFPMLFVMHKVIKTV; translated from the coding sequence ATGCTTTCGTATGCACTCTACTATATATCGGACGTGCTGTCTGTGCCGAGGGACTTTTTTGTTAACAAAGAAAACCTTGTATATATTATAGTGAATTTAGTGTTAATACTGGTTTTCGGTTTAATATATCTAAAGTTTGTTAGACAAAAAAATGCACCTAAAATCAAAGTCAATAAAGGTAAAGGTATAGCTTTATCTTTTGTGATAGGAACTGGAGTTGCGGGTCTAGCGATGGTATGGTTAATTTTTGTTGATGATGTCCTATCAAAAATTAATTTCATTGGGCAGAGTATGGAAGCTCACAACAGCGTAAGCTCTTCAATTGAACAGGGAGCATATATCTGGTTGTTCCTAGCTGCTTGTATAGTTGGTCCAATTATAGAGGAACTAGTGTTTAGAGGTTTAATATTTAATTGCTTAGAGAGAAGTTTTTCAAAAGCTTTGCCAGCGATTATCATTTCGGGTATTGCATTTGGCATGTGGCATGAAGTTTTAGTACAAGGTGTTTATGCTTCATTTATGGGAATTGTGTTAGGGATAATTTACTATAAAACAAGAGATCTCAGGTGGACGATTTTAATACACATGATAAATAATATAATATCTACATTACCACCAGCCATAAGCGATTCATCTTTTGCAGATAATCTTAATTTGTTCTGTGTGGTTATGATATTTCCAATGCTCTTTGTAATGCATAAAGTAATAAAAACAGTTTGA
- the tnpB gene encoding IS66 family insertion sequence element accessory protein TnpB codes for MLNINCIEHVYLTLEATDLRKSIDGLAVLVQESFNLDPFSSSLFVYKKRMYASTNLKS; via the coding sequence ATGTTAAACATAAATTGTATAGAGCATGTCTATCTAACATTAGAAGCAACAGATCTTAGAAAGTCCATTGATGGATTAGCTGTTCTTGTACAGGAAAGTTTCAATCTTGATCCTTTTTCAAGTAGTCTCTTTGTTTATAAAAAGAGGATGTATGCTTCTACGAACCTAAAATCATAG
- a CDS encoding sensor histidine kinase has product MKIKRRKKVKKLKLSLFLIPSSVILIAFCLILATFNILIHQHIEKLTAKEINREFEFYDIYYYGSNYLNNHQNDGNDKNDAEFFITVYYAILDENYNALIPNDQLYSELEQERIQVIAKYFRENRNIISKDQAIMLKHDCNTFYIKPKVYHGKSDGYCVLKDTSHEAKDFTVIVYANITPMQNFVDLIHKILGLLMILSGIVSIFVILRMTKKIDNSFNKLKKYIIDVGERKVLEELDVLDYREFNDVAKTVQKMSKMIDQAEESQKQFFQNASHELRTPLTSIQGYAEAIESGVIKDNKKSASIIINESKKMSSLVDEILFLSRMDMDHRKMNQEIIELKELIYDCSWRIKGNADKRNLNIEHVFLEDNAYIFGDEQRLERAFLNVISNAIRYAKTTIKIICEGKEKNIVISIIDDGNGISNKDLPHIFERFYKGEDGNFGIGLSITREIINEHGGNIDVISQKGNTKFVISIPKYKWKNFA; this is encoded by the coding sequence ATGAAAATAAAACGAAGAAAAAAAGTAAAAAAATTAAAGTTAAGTCTATTTTTAATCCCATCCAGTGTAATACTTATAGCATTTTGTTTAATATTAGCAACATTTAATATTCTCATTCATCAACATATAGAGAAGTTAACTGCCAAAGAAATCAATAGAGAGTTTGAATTCTATGACATATATTACTATGGTTCTAATTACTTAAACAATCATCAAAATGATGGAAATGACAAAAATGATGCGGAGTTTTTCATTACAGTGTACTATGCTATACTTGATGAGAACTACAATGCTCTAATACCAAATGATCAGTTATATTCAGAATTGGAACAAGAAAGAATACAAGTAATTGCAAAATACTTCAGAGAGAATCGCAATATTATTAGTAAGGATCAAGCAATTATGTTAAAGCATGATTGTAATACTTTTTACATCAAACCCAAAGTTTATCACGGAAAGTCTGATGGATATTGTGTTTTAAAGGATACTTCTCATGAAGCAAAGGACTTTACTGTAATTGTATATGCCAATATAACACCAATGCAAAATTTCGTTGACTTAATACACAAAATATTGGGTTTACTAATGATCTTGTCAGGAATTGTTTCAATCTTTGTTATCTTACGAATGACAAAAAAAATTGATAATTCTTTCAATAAGTTAAAAAAATATATTATAGACGTAGGCGAGCGTAAGGTTTTAGAAGAACTAGATGTATTAGATTATCGAGAATTTAACGATGTTGCAAAAACAGTACAAAAAATGTCAAAAATGATAGACCAAGCTGAAGAAAGTCAAAAACAGTTTTTTCAAAATGCATCACATGAATTACGTACTCCTCTCACGTCAATACAAGGATATGCAGAAGCCATTGAATCAGGTGTCATCAAGGATAATAAAAAATCAGCAAGTATCATAATCAATGAAAGTAAAAAAATGTCATCTTTAGTGGATGAAATCTTATTTTTATCCAGAATGGATATGGATCATAGAAAAATGAATCAAGAAATAATTGAACTAAAAGAGTTGATATACGATTGCTCTTGGAGAATTAAAGGTAATGCTGATAAAAGAAACCTGAATATTGAACATGTTTTTCTTGAAGATAATGCATATATATTTGGAGATGAACAACGTTTGGAGAGAGCTTTTTTAAATGTTATTTCCAATGCTATACGTTATGCAAAAACAACAATTAAAATTATTTGTGAGGGTAAAGAAAAGAATATTGTTATATCAATTATTGATGATGGAAATGGAATATCTAATAAAGATTTGCCACATATTTTTGAACGATTTTATAAGGGGGAGGATGGAAACTTTGGAATAGGATTATCGATCACTAGGGAGATAATAAATGAACACGGAGGAAATATTGATGTAATTTCTCAAAAAGGTAATACAAAATTTGTTATTAGTATTCCAAAATATAAATGGAAGAACTTTGCCTAG
- a CDS encoding response regulator transcription factor, with translation MSYLIYVADDEKNIRQLIQSFLEDEGFMVRLFETGDALLCEFEETPADLVILDVMMPGTDGFSICSSIRKKSDVPIILLTARGTDADYVTGFTLGCDDYFAKPFSPIKLTMRVKAIFKRISKEKEKTTNEKLNFGDIVLYPMQKTAYCKNEELKLTNTEYSLLSYLIENKDKAISREELLNVIWGYDSFVETRVTDDTIKRLRKKILTHNSNVSIETVWGFGFKLSLKD, from the coding sequence ATGAGTTATTTAATTTATGTAGCGGATGATGAAAAAAATATAAGACAATTAATACAATCTTTTTTAGAAGATGAGGGCTTTATGGTCAGACTATTTGAGACTGGAGATGCGCTACTATGTGAGTTTGAAGAGACACCTGCTGATTTAGTTATATTGGATGTCATGATGCCGGGAACAGACGGATTTAGCATTTGTTCATCCATTCGTAAGAAGTCAGATGTCCCGATTATTTTGCTTACTGCTCGTGGAACTGATGCGGATTATGTTACAGGTTTTACATTGGGTTGCGATGATTATTTTGCCAAGCCTTTTTCTCCCATTAAATTGACCATGAGAGTTAAAGCAATTTTCAAACGAATATCAAAAGAGAAAGAAAAAACAACAAATGAGAAATTGAACTTTGGTGATATTGTGTTATATCCCATGCAAAAAACAGCATATTGTAAAAATGAGGAACTAAAACTTACTAATACAGAGTATTCACTACTAAGTTATTTGATTGAAAATAAGGACAAAGCAATTTCTCGTGAAGAGTTGCTCAATGTAATATGGGGTTATGATAGTTTTGTAGAAACAAGAGTTACCGATGATACAATAAAAAGGTTGCGAAAAAAAATACTTACTCATAATAGCAATGTATCCATTGAGACGGTTTGGGGATTTGGATTTAAGTTAAGTCTGAAAGATTAG
- a CDS encoding CPBP family intramembrane glutamic endopeptidase, with protein MKTNAKTGKIIGYILLIILMVISSLFLENLLLMGTYALLMDVLKISPQILMQQDIWIEIVVNTIMLGIYFGIYQMVFGKEKQENSIGLTPKYVGQSIVMGLGVAGISFLWLTFAEKIPSFSESMSILAKAEYAMRGLNPAIIILLIVILGPILEELAFRGVIFRSLGKIKKGWFPIIVSALLFGLCHMIFVQSVYTFVFGLVAAIIYEKTRNILYPILCHMAINLMSAISGMIPKGIGEMIINIVAVIMIVPMGYFLYKMLRRTENVQQTAPQQF; from the coding sequence ATGAAAACAAATGCTAAAACAGGAAAGATAATTGGATACATTCTTTTAATTATTCTAATGGTGATTAGCAGTTTATTTCTTGAAAACCTACTACTAATGGGAACCTATGCTTTGCTCATGGATGTGCTTAAAATTTCACCACAGATCTTAATGCAGCAAGATATTTGGATAGAAATTGTTGTAAATACTATAATGCTTGGTATATACTTTGGTATTTACCAGATGGTATTTGGGAAAGAAAAACAGGAAAACAGTATTGGGCTGACACCGAAATATGTTGGACAATCGATTGTTATGGGATTAGGCGTAGCAGGCATCTCTTTCTTATGGCTGACATTTGCAGAAAAGATTCCTTCATTTTCAGAAAGTATGAGTATTTTAGCAAAAGCTGAATATGCAATGAGGGGCTTAAATCCAGCAATCATCATTTTGCTTATCGTAATTTTGGGTCCCATTTTGGAGGAACTGGCTTTTCGTGGAGTAATATTTCGTTCTTTGGGAAAAATAAAAAAAGGCTGGTTTCCAATAATTGTTTCCGCTTTACTGTTTGGTTTGTGCCATATGATTTTTGTCCAATCAGTTTACACTTTCGTGTTTGGATTAGTTGCCGCTATTATATATGAAAAGACACGCAATATTCTATATCCCATTCTGTGTCACATGGCTATTAATCTAATGTCTGCCATATCAGGCATGATACCAAAAGGTATTGGAGAAATGATAATTAACATTGTCGCAGTAATTATGATTGTTCCTATGGGCTATTTCTTATATAAGATGTTGCGAAGAACAGAAAATGTTCAGCAAACTGCACCACAGCAATTTTAA
- a CDS encoding TlpA family protein disulfide reductase, protein MKNTLKKLLIMIMAIMLIGSLTACGSQKDNVKNQSSNTSIFPNFNATDFQGNQFTQNMFKDNPVTVLNIWFTGCQACVSEMPQLETLSKELKEKGVALVGVCIDDVSMDKTIYAQAEKILKDNNITYPNLIMEHGEEIDNYLNNIFAFPTTLLIDREGNIIGEPIVGSIDNQKQIDDLNNRIDKIIENDKQ, encoded by the coding sequence ATGAAAAACACATTAAAAAAACTCTTGATTATGATAATGGCAATCATGCTTATTGGATCACTAACAGCATGTGGAAGTCAAAAGGATAACGTTAAAAACCAATCATCAAATACAAGTATATTTCCCAATTTTAATGCAACAGATTTTCAAGGAAATCAGTTTACACAGAATATGTTCAAGGACAATCCTGTTACGGTATTAAATATATGGTTTACAGGATGTCAGGCTTGCGTAAGTGAAATGCCACAGCTTGAGACATTAAGCAAAGAACTTAAAGAAAAAGGTGTCGCTTTAGTTGGTGTGTGTATAGATGATGTAAGTATGGATAAAACCATTTATGCACAGGCAGAAAAAATCTTAAAAGATAATAATATTACCTACCCTAATTTGATTATGGAACATGGCGAAGAAATTGACAATTATTTGAACAATATCTTTGCTTTTCCAACTACACTTTTGATTGACAGAGAAGGCAATATTATCGGGGAACCAATTGTTGGTTCTATTGACAATCAAAAACAAATTGATGATTTGAACAATCGTATTGATAAAATCATTGAAAATGACAAGCAGTAA
- a CDS encoding 4Fe-4S binding protein → MGKPFKIIKEKNIFSHLRARRSWVQAFATLFTNIHLPNFMSGKIYTGSGKKMCVPGLNCYSCPGATGSCPIGSFQAVVGSSKFNFAYYITGILILFGVLVGRLICGFFCPFGWFQDLLYKIPTKKFSTKKLKVLRYLKYVILIVVVWFMGVFLIDKSGIAPPYFCKYICPQGILEGGIPLALANPTIRNTLGKLFTWKSFILISISGLSIIFYRPFCKWICPLGAFYSLFNKISFYKYHVDKDICISCGKCSRVCKMDVDITKCQDSLECIRCGECIKSCPTGAIFTSLSHGDKFKTKQKEQA, encoded by the coding sequence TTGGGTAAGCCATTTAAAATAATTAAAGAAAAGAATATATTCTCTCATCTGAGAGCAAGGCGTAGCTGGGTTCAGGCTTTTGCAACATTATTTACCAATATACATCTTCCTAATTTTATGAGCGGGAAGATTTATACGGGCAGTGGTAAAAAAATGTGTGTGCCAGGACTAAACTGTTATTCCTGTCCAGGAGCTACCGGTTCATGCCCTATTGGTTCTTTTCAGGCCGTAGTAGGTTCCTCAAAATTTAACTTCGCCTATTATATTACGGGAATTTTGATCCTGTTCGGGGTCTTGGTCGGCAGATTGATTTGTGGGTTCTTCTGTCCGTTCGGTTGGTTTCAGGATTTGCTCTATAAGATTCCTACTAAAAAGTTTAGTACCAAAAAACTAAAAGTTCTTCGGTATTTGAAGTATGTCATATTGATTGTGGTCGTATGGTTTATGGGAGTGTTTTTAATTGATAAGTCAGGAATAGCACCTCCTTATTTTTGTAAGTATATTTGTCCACAGGGCATATTGGAGGGTGGCATTCCTTTGGCACTTGCCAATCCTACAATTCGAAACACCTTAGGAAAGTTGTTTACATGGAAGTCTTTTATATTGATTTCTATTTCTGGGCTGTCCATTATTTTCTATCGCCCGTTTTGTAAATGGATTTGTCCTTTAGGTGCATTTTACTCTCTCTTTAACAAGATATCTTTTTACAAATATCATGTTGATAAAGATATCTGCATCTCATGCGGTAAGTGTAGTAGAGTCTGTAAAATGGATGTAGATATTACAAAGTGTCAAGATTCATTAGAGTGTATTCGTTGCGGAGAATGTATAAAATCGTGTCCAACTGGTGCGATTTTTACATCTTTATCTCATGGCGACAAATTTAAAACTAAACAAAAAGAACAAGCATAA
- a CDS encoding CD1871A family CXXC motif-containing protein, which translates to MDEKKKREIRFGVLILAFSFIVYGAHRGEVSTVFSKAIRICLECVGIG; encoded by the coding sequence ATGGATGAAAAAAAGAAAAGAGAAATAAGATTTGGAGTTCTTATACTGGCTTTTAGTTTCATTGTATATGGGGCTCATAGGGGCGAAGTGAGCACAGTATTCTCCAAGGCTATACGTATTTGTTTGGAGTGTGTCGGAATTGGGTAA